One window of Lytechinus variegatus isolate NC3 chromosome 2, Lvar_3.0, whole genome shotgun sequence genomic DNA carries:
- the LOC121408312 gene encoding 39S ribosomal protein L3, mitochondrial-like isoform X2 gives MRFLTPVASTTGQQVRHKQFYPKYKKVDISKENFTRFKQQPPEGDLTKENETFVYKWSQTKHLMSPLKHAPWPRGEWTPQSKRTGVIAIKLGMQPLWTKDGKRIPTTLLQVLECNVLDFHPKGLNGNDRPGTLLVAAKNASPYYKDEEYANLFKPACLPVKEHITSFNVTDDAAIQPGTPLYAAHFRPGMYVDIAAKTIDKGFQGVMKRWGMKGQPASHGATKTHRKMGGSGGGGDPGRVWPGKKMAGFMGDKLRWTYALKVVRVNTKHNILYLKGTVHGRNLGFVKIKDSHVRPSSEMPPFPTYFPDEEVEEDLFDESLHNFSDPSIEYEVEEGS, from the exons ATTTCTGACCCCTGTCGCATCCACCACTGGCCAACAAGTGAGACACAAACAATTCTACCCCAAGTACAAGAAGGTCGACATCTCCAAGGAAAACTTCACCCGCTTCAAACAACAGCCACCAGAGGGCGACCTAACCAAGGAGAATGAGACGTTCGTGTATAAATGGAGCCAGACCAAGCATCTGATGAGTCCGTTGAAGCATGCTCCGTGGCCAAGAGGTGAATGGACTCCACAATCGAAGAGAACGGGCGTGATAGCGATCAAGCTGGGTATGCAGCCGCTGTGGACTAAAGATGGAAAGCGCATTCCTACTACGCTTCTCCAG GTATTGGAATGCAATGTATTGGATTTCCATCCTAAAGGTTTGAATGGTAATGATCGACCAGGTACCCTTCTTGTAGCAGCTAAGAATGCATCACCTTACTAT AAAGATGAAGAGTATGCAAACCTGTTCAAGCCGGCGTGTCTACCCGTCAAGGAACACATTACTAGCTTTAATGTGACTGATGATGCAGCCATTCAACCAG GTACTCCCCTATATGCTGCTCACTTTAGACCAGGCATGTATGTAGACATCGCTGCCAAAAC CATCGACAAGGGCTTCCAAGGTGTGATGAAGAGATGGGGGATGAAGGGTCAACCAGCTTCACACGGTGCTACCAAAACACATAGGAAGATGGGAGGATCAGGTGGTGGAGGG GATCCTGGGAGAGTTTGGCCCGGTAAGAAGATGGCTGGATTCATGGGTGATAAACTCAGATGGACTTATGCATTGAAG GTGGTTCGGGTGAACACCAAGCATAACATCCTGTATTTGAAGGGCACCGTACACGGGCGTAACCTTGGCTTCGTCAAGATCAAAGATTCTCACGTCCGTCCCAGCTCCGAGATGCCTCCGTTCCCCACGTACTTCCCGGATGAGGAAGTAGAAGAAGACCTGTTTGATGAATCACTCCATAATTTCTCTGATCCTAGCATTGAATATGAAGTGGAAGAGGGATCGTGA
- the LOC121408312 gene encoding 39S ribosomal protein L3, mitochondrial-like isoform X1: MASCSVQLLDAVRHSTLQTCRISATQLTFGPSRFLTPVASTTGQQVRHKQFYPKYKKVDISKENFTRFKQQPPEGDLTKENETFVYKWSQTKHLMSPLKHAPWPRGEWTPQSKRTGVIAIKLGMQPLWTKDGKRIPTTLLQVLECNVLDFHPKGLNGNDRPGTLLVAAKNASPYYKDEEYANLFKPACLPVKEHITSFNVTDDAAIQPGTPLYAAHFRPGMYVDIAAKTIDKGFQGVMKRWGMKGQPASHGATKTHRKMGGSGGGGDPGRVWPGKKMAGFMGDKLRWTYALKVVRVNTKHNILYLKGTVHGRNLGFVKIKDSHVRPSSEMPPFPTYFPDEEVEEDLFDESLHNFSDPSIEYEVEEGS; this comes from the exons ATTTCTGACCCCTGTCGCATCCACCACTGGCCAACAAGTGAGACACAAACAATTCTACCCCAAGTACAAGAAGGTCGACATCTCCAAGGAAAACTTCACCCGCTTCAAACAACAGCCACCAGAGGGCGACCTAACCAAGGAGAATGAGACGTTCGTGTATAAATGGAGCCAGACCAAGCATCTGATGAGTCCGTTGAAGCATGCTCCGTGGCCAAGAGGTGAATGGACTCCACAATCGAAGAGAACGGGCGTGATAGCGATCAAGCTGGGTATGCAGCCGCTGTGGACTAAAGATGGAAAGCGCATTCCTACTACGCTTCTCCAG GTATTGGAATGCAATGTATTGGATTTCCATCCTAAAGGTTTGAATGGTAATGATCGACCAGGTACCCTTCTTGTAGCAGCTAAGAATGCATCACCTTACTAT AAAGATGAAGAGTATGCAAACCTGTTCAAGCCGGCGTGTCTACCCGTCAAGGAACACATTACTAGCTTTAATGTGACTGATGATGCAGCCATTCAACCAG GTACTCCCCTATATGCTGCTCACTTTAGACCAGGCATGTATGTAGACATCGCTGCCAAAAC CATCGACAAGGGCTTCCAAGGTGTGATGAAGAGATGGGGGATGAAGGGTCAACCAGCTTCACACGGTGCTACCAAAACACATAGGAAGATGGGAGGATCAGGTGGTGGAGGG GATCCTGGGAGAGTTTGGCCCGGTAAGAAGATGGCTGGATTCATGGGTGATAAACTCAGATGGACTTATGCATTGAAG GTGGTTCGGGTGAACACCAAGCATAACATCCTGTATTTGAAGGGCACCGTACACGGGCGTAACCTTGGCTTCGTCAAGATCAAAGATTCTCACGTCCGTCCCAGCTCCGAGATGCCTCCGTTCCCCACGTACTTCCCGGATGAGGAAGTAGAAGAAGACCTGTTTGATGAATCACTCCATAATTTCTCTGATCCTAGCATTGAATATGAAGTGGAAGAGGGATCGTGA